In Pedobacter sp. W3I1, one DNA window encodes the following:
- a CDS encoding RagB/SusD family nutrient uptake outer membrane protein, which produces MNRKIKYTLLVFITLVSVFGTSCKKWLDLKPQDGLIRDEYWQTKEQLDAAVMGCYASLLGGSTTPLAKYLFIWGELRADMVVPGLEISSDDDESKLSGLLRDEFDIMRTQIASTNTLVNWEAVYKTINYCNTVIKFAPEVLNKDKTLTQTALNSYLAEAHALRGLMYFYLLRSFGEVPLKLEPTYNDSQIGAIAKNSQQEVYQQVIKDLLFGSENGQVTYGSMAEDRGRMTKFSAYTALADAYLWNEEYQKSIDACNKVIESGKYRLLPNGTQQTDYYNTVYLNGNSVEGIFEFQFDNQKLNPFAPMFGITGREFRAADWIAEGGLFGTDLANLNNKDIRGNGTSMFEANSAICKFTNFRTAATSFTHWFVYRYSDVLLMKAEALTWLAPGNSANGSQAIELVGRIRAARNAQTFVADKFIEIPDPALTANVSQYVFEERAREFAFEGKRWYDILRNAKRNNYANEKLLIDIVSASAQPSKQQTVINKYRDHRSHYFPIYSYELQTNNALVQNPFYQ; this is translated from the coding sequence ATGAACAGAAAAATTAAATATACCCTATTGGTTTTTATCACACTGGTAAGTGTTTTTGGAACTTCGTGTAAGAAATGGTTGGATCTAAAGCCACAGGATGGTTTAATCCGCGATGAATACTGGCAAACTAAAGAACAGTTAGATGCTGCGGTAATGGGCTGTTATGCCTCATTGTTGGGTGGAAGCACCACACCATTGGCCAAATACCTTTTCATCTGGGGCGAGCTCCGTGCCGATATGGTGGTACCCGGTTTAGAAATATCTTCTGATGATGACGAATCGAAACTAAGCGGATTGCTGAGAGACGAATTTGATATTATGCGTACTCAAATTGCCTCAACCAATACTTTGGTAAACTGGGAGGCGGTGTACAAAACCATTAATTACTGCAATACGGTAATCAAATTTGCCCCAGAGGTACTCAATAAAGATAAAACTTTAACCCAAACGGCATTAAATAGCTACCTGGCCGAAGCACATGCTTTGCGTGGGTTGATGTATTTCTATCTGTTAAGGTCTTTTGGCGAAGTGCCGCTCAAACTCGAACCTACTTATAACGATTCGCAGATTGGTGCGATTGCCAAAAACAGCCAGCAGGAAGTGTACCAGCAGGTGATAAAAGACCTCTTGTTTGGAAGCGAAAACGGACAGGTAACCTATGGAAGTATGGCCGAAGATCGGGGCAGAATGACCAAATTCTCCGCTTATACTGCATTGGCCGATGCTTATTTATGGAACGAAGAATACCAGAAAAGTATCGATGCCTGCAACAAGGTCATCGAATCAGGTAAATACAGGTTACTACCTAATGGTACCCAACAAACCGATTATTACAATACCGTATACCTTAACGGAAATTCGGTAGAAGGCATTTTTGAATTTCAGTTTGATAATCAGAAACTCAATCCTTTTGCACCGATGTTTGGTATCACCGGAAGAGAATTCAGAGCTGCTGATTGGATTGCAGAAGGTGGACTCTTTGGAACCGATTTAGCCAATTTAAATAATAAAGATATCCGTGGTAACGGCACCTCAATGTTTGAGGCCAACTCTGCCATCTGCAAGTTTACCAATTTTAGAACAGCCGCCACCTCCTTTACCCATTGGTTTGTTTACCGTTATTCGGATGTATTGTTAATGAAAGCTGAAGCTTTAACCTGGTTGGCGCCGGGAAATAGTGCCAATGGCAGTCAGGCTATTGAATTGGTAGGCCGAATCAGGGCCGCCCGAAATGCGCAGACTTTTGTTGCTGATAAATTTATCGAAATACCCGATCCTGCACTAACAGCCAATGTTTCGCAATATGTATTTGAAGAACGTGCACGCGAATTTGCTTTCGAAGGCAAACGCTGGTATGATATTCTGCGCAATGCCAAAAGGAATAATTATGCAAACGAAAAACTGTTGATCGATATCGTTTCAGCAAGTGCACAACCGAGTAAACAGCAAACCGTAATCAATAAATACAGAGATCACAGGAGCCATTATTTTCCGATCTACTCGTATGAGTTGCAAACAAACAATGCGCTTGTTCAAAATCCATTTTATCAATAA
- a CDS encoding fasciclin domain-containing protein: MKQNVKIVLLGLCSLFMCLWACRKDSVVQGTSNVVNMTQYLSDHPDQFSELSKILEISETASFLNAYGSYTLFAPTNEAIKAYLQSKGKSAVGDIAAADWKSFIRLHLLEDSIPTSRFTDGKLFDLTMYGQYLTTSSELISGVTKIRINRQASVIQPNISVGNGLIHSIDHVLTPATLTVAQTIAANPDYSIFTEALRESGLFDKLNILPANNPDEKQKFLTVIPESNATLAAAGINSYAALKAKYSTTGNVTQPTDGLQLFLNYHILYDAKYLADIITASAHNTLAPLEVLTSKLSGETVLMNDDTFNGIYEPGFSLLRGKSDITASNGVVHQPSAHFDIKVRAPFRVDFDVCAFPEMLKNTQYYKKNNYFFTGDEAAALTEIKFSGREEGKDPTKSLIYRYGSAGTSTNSYNKDILVIPLATGGTSNTAEWVEFRTPLLIKGKYKIWVCIYAQAESNTTTEVQASIGLDGTTDRAALSNSRILNFTVKRPGINKVVNGVTVIDADAEEAVGFKTYMLNTAGAQIGKLVGIADLPQTGRYWLRLKAINGSQATNNVDMIHIIPVNDDQQYWKYNVDGSKILRP; encoded by the coding sequence ATGAAACAGAATGTTAAAATAGTGCTGCTGGGATTATGCAGTTTATTTATGTGTCTTTGGGCCTGCCGCAAAGATTCGGTGGTACAGGGTACATCAAATGTGGTGAACATGACTCAATACCTGAGTGATCACCCTGATCAGTTTTCAGAGTTATCAAAGATCCTCGAAATCTCCGAAACAGCATCTTTTTTAAATGCATATGGATCTTATACCCTTTTTGCACCAACCAACGAGGCGATTAAAGCGTACCTGCAAAGTAAAGGTAAAAGTGCAGTAGGCGATATTGCAGCTGCCGATTGGAAGAGTTTTATCCGTTTGCACCTGCTCGAAGATTCTATTCCAACATCGAGGTTTACTGATGGTAAACTGTTCGATCTGACCATGTACGGTCAATATTTAACCACCTCTTCTGAATTGATTTCGGGCGTAACTAAAATCCGCATCAACAGGCAGGCAAGTGTAATCCAACCTAATATTTCAGTGGGCAATGGCTTGATCCACAGTATCGATCATGTTTTAACGCCGGCCACCTTAACCGTTGCGCAAACCATTGCTGCAAACCCTGATTATTCAATTTTTACTGAGGCTTTGAGAGAAAGCGGTCTCTTTGATAAACTGAATATTCTGCCTGCTAATAATCCAGATGAAAAGCAGAAGTTTTTGACGGTAATTCCAGAGAGTAACGCCACATTAGCCGCTGCAGGCATTAACAGTTATGCCGCTTTAAAAGCTAAATATTCGACTACAGGAAATGTGACACAGCCTACAGATGGCTTACAGCTTTTCTTAAATTATCACATTTTGTACGACGCCAAATATTTAGCCGATATCATTACGGCAAGTGCCCACAATACCCTGGCGCCATTGGAGGTTTTAACCTCAAAATTATCTGGCGAAACGGTGTTGATGAACGATGATACCTTTAATGGTATTTACGAGCCAGGTTTTTCACTCCTTCGCGGTAAAAGTGATATTACAGCCAGCAATGGGGTAGTGCATCAACCTTCTGCACATTTCGATATCAAGGTTCGTGCACCTTTTCGCGTTGATTTTGATGTATGTGCTTTCCCCGAAATGTTGAAGAATACACAGTACTATAAGAAGAATAATTACTTTTTTACAGGAGATGAAGCGGCTGCTTTAACCGAAATTAAATTCTCGGGAAGGGAAGAAGGAAAAGACCCGACCAAATCGCTGATCTACAGATATGGCAGTGCCGGAACTTCAACCAACTCCTACAACAAAGATATTTTGGTGATTCCGCTGGCTACAGGCGGAACGTCTAATACTGCAGAATGGGTAGAGTTTAGAACGCCTTTGCTGATTAAAGGAAAATATAAAATCTGGGTGTGTATTTACGCACAGGCCGAATCGAATACCACTACCGAGGTGCAGGCCAGTATTGGCTTGGATGGCACTACCGATAGGGCTGCTTTATCAAATTCGCGCATTTTAAACTTTACGGTAAAACGCCCGGGAATAAACAAAGTAGTAAATGGGGTAACCGTAATTGATGCCGATGCAGAAGAGGCTGTAGGTTTTAAAACCTATATGTTAAACACAGCAGGCGCACAGATCGGGAAGCTGGTTGGTATTGCCGATCTGCCACAAACAGGTCGTTATTGGTTGCGTTTAAAAGCCATAAACGGTTCGCAGGCCACTAACAATGTCGATATGATCCACATTATTCCGGTTAACGACGATCAGCAGTACTGGAAATATAATGTTGATGGATCTAAAATACTTAGGCCATAA
- a CDS encoding fasciclin domain-containing protein, translating to MIDFKPGYFVLLFLCACLAFAGCKDSWKDHTEINIDRLDRTLFEQISNDANLSTFTSYVVKTGYDAVLKSSKSFTVWAPSNEALKSIDATIVNDTAALKRLVGNYIANQSYFTTSPKPLLVIRMLNGKNTIFTKTTFEEANISSADIYVKNGVLHTINAASMPKANAWEFLQSLGVASLQKDFIKSQEQEEVDTSKGVLLYKDPVTTKGVYQEGTTFKVIRNRYFQRISNISSEDSLMTYIILNNMAFTAEQNKLATYNKHANALYADTLTKWSVVRDLVVNKVYRLNELPDSMTTVTGVKIHLDKRAIVETRVLSNGIAYVVNSIGYKLMENKIPTVIIQGEMPDSLRVPSNPLARIKSDPQGKRFTDLQTGSITSSPSPLYFYRYRSTVNSVKYEVYWRVINDILVAPISMKVDFNTNKSFGSVLFPLATVGYHTVPSLIGLAQDSDAYRNTYKEVYLGTYTADTYGTLYTFLASSLAASSTAPTALSLDYIKLKPVN from the coding sequence ATGATTGATTTTAAACCAGGATATTTTGTTTTGCTATTTCTATGCGCCTGTTTAGCCTTCGCTGGCTGTAAGGACTCCTGGAAAGACCATACCGAGATCAATATTGATAGATTAGACCGAACCCTTTTTGAGCAGATCAGCAATGATGCGAACCTGAGTACCTTTACTTCGTACGTGGTAAAAACAGGTTATGATGCCGTGCTCAAATCGTCTAAATCGTTTACGGTATGGGCACCCAGCAACGAGGCACTGAAAAGTATCGATGCCACTATTGTAAATGATACTGCGGCCCTGAAACGGCTTGTAGGTAATTATATCGCTAACCAAAGCTATTTTACCACCTCGCCTAAACCATTATTGGTCATCAGGATGCTGAATGGCAAGAATACCATTTTCACCAAAACCACTTTCGAAGAAGCAAATATTAGCTCCGCCGATATTTACGTGAAAAACGGTGTATTACATACCATAAATGCCGCATCAATGCCCAAAGCCAATGCCTGGGAATTTTTACAGAGTCTCGGTGTGGCCAGTTTGCAGAAAGACTTTATTAAAAGCCAGGAACAAGAGGAAGTAGATACGAGCAAAGGTGTGCTGTTGTATAAAGATCCTGTAACCACTAAAGGCGTTTACCAGGAGGGCACAACCTTCAAGGTAATCAGAAACAGGTATTTTCAGCGTATTTCCAACATCAGCAGCGAAGATAGCTTGATGACTTATATCATTTTAAATAATATGGCCTTTACCGCCGAACAAAATAAACTGGCTACCTATAACAAACATGCCAATGCTCTTTACGCCGATACCCTTACTAAATGGAGTGTTGTGAGAGATTTGGTGGTAAATAAGGTATACAGATTAAACGAGTTACCCGATTCGATGACCACGGTTACCGGGGTGAAAATCCATTTAGATAAACGTGCAATTGTAGAAACCCGTGTATTAAGCAACGGTATTGCCTACGTGGTAAATAGCATCGGTTATAAACTAATGGAGAATAAAATTCCAACCGTTATCATCCAGGGCGAAATGCCTGATTCGTTACGTGTGCCATCCAACCCGCTTGCACGGATTAAAAGCGATCCGCAGGGCAAACGTTTCACTGATCTGCAAACAGGAAGTATTACCTCTAGTCCGAGTCCGCTTTATTTCTACCGGTACAGATCGACGGTTAATTCGGTAAAATACGAAGTGTACTGGAGGGTGATAAACGATATTCTGGTGGCGCCGATCAGCATGAAAGTAGATTTTAATACCAACAAGAGTTTCGGGAGTGTACTTTTTCCACTGGCTACGGTAGGGTACCACACTGTTCCATCCCTAATTGGACTGGCGCAAGACAGTGATGCTTACCGCAATACCTATAAAGAAGTGTATCTGGGCACTTATACGGCCGATACTTATGGAACGCTGTATACTTTTCTCGCTTCATCTTTAGCGGCTTCGAGTACTGCACCAACAGCCCTTTCTTTAGATTATATCAAATTAAAACCAGTTAACTAG